The DNA segment ATTTAAAGACCACGCCTTAGGGGTTTAGTCGaactcatttaaaaaaatttttaaataagattGTAAGACAGTATCTTTTAGATGTTGTGTAGGACAATATAGTTTACGGTGTAAATTAAATGTTTGAGAAAGTAATAAGATTTGTTTTAGGAATATAATTAAGTCATTTGGGTCTTTGTATTATCTGGTACCCGAATCTGGTGATCGGGTTGGGTCTAGGGTGTTAAAAGAACTGAAACATAAGATTGTTGCACTTGAAATTGAAATATTGAAACATTAGATTGTTGTACTAGAAATCTGAGTTTGGTGAGAAAAAATCAAAGCTATATGTACTAGAGATAGGAAGGATGCAGATGGTGGAAGCTTTGAATTTTTTCTATCATCTCCACCATGAAGAGAAGACAAACAAAGTGATGACAATGATTTTGAATTTCAACTTTGAGAACTCATCCACCATCACAAGGTCTACCGTGTAAGAAATAATAAGCAGTTGAAATGGTTTCAAAAGATTAAGATGGATTGTTCCTCCATCATTGATGAATGGGACGACCTGTTGCTAGAACTCGTGAAAAGTGTCGAAGAAACTAGCACGATGTTGCGTCCTCAAGAGAATTGATTTTTCAAAGAAGTATAGTATAATGCACACTTTTAACTTTTCATCTGAAATATTATGACATCTTTGTTAACATCTTACTAagtatttctttatattttgagtCGAATGGCGACTCTCCTTTTCTCAAAGTAGTTAAAATTGCTTCTGCTTTAGATTTAGAACAGGTTCAAATCTCCTGctttgtgtttattttttaaagtagtTTTTTATGGACCTAGAAATGGGAAGATTTTTGAAGTTATCTTTTGTTTGGATATTGTTCTTCCTATATTGAAGCTGAAGAGTTAAGGATTTGAATAtaattgaatttttctttttcttctttgaatcGTTTAAATGTGAATGctgcaattttatttttaatttattttttgtggtTTAGGGCAAAAAAACAACAAGAAATTTAGAGTTAAAAGTTATTGTGATCTAAAcattatcattattaaattattttttttactctcCCTCAAAGAAATAATCTATCTTCTTCAACAAAAGAAGGTCCTAACTAGTGTCAATATTTTCTTCAATTCCACTATTCTTGCTCTTAGCGCTAGATCAGAACTCAACACCCCCGATTTTGTCATCTGATTCTTTTTGTTGTTAAACTATTGGCATCTCTCTCGCTTAAATCCTTTctgtttccttttaatttttctattagtTTTTAGAGTTATTTTTTGAATAAGTTGGCTTTTAGTTGAGATTTAATCCCAACCAACTTGGCATGATACATAAAATTGCAAGCCCTAGTAAGTTGGCAACCCAATGTATCTGGCAATGATAGGaagttattttcaaattttgcttTTTCCTACTATTTAAATTCTAGTTTCGCCTCAAACTTCTGGTTTCTTCAAAGCTCATTTCCAAAAAGCCCTGctaaatattttcaatttctagtttcacaaaaattgtttttaaactcGGGATTAATCatttacattatttaaaaaaataggttGAGCCTTGTGATTAATGTCAAAATTCTTTtggttattatttaattaaaaactgaaTCCGTTTTGAAAAAAATGGATCGAGCTTCGAGATTGccttctaaaattttcaattctgttttcttttatcaaaaatcaaatttatttttcaagaCATAGGTTGTACCTTGAGATTGTTGTTGAGGTGCTTTCAATTGttgtttttatcaaaaattatatCCATTTTTAAGAAATGAGCCGAGCCTTGGGAGTTAGGATTATtgttgaggttttttttttcaattgtcattttatcaaaaattgaatttgttttcaaaaaaaaggtTGAGCCTTGAGATTGCTGTTGAAGTCCTTCTAATTATCAATTTATAAAAGAATCGAATTTCCTTTCAAAAAATGGGTTGAGCCTTAAGATTGTCATTGAAATCCTTTTAGTTgtcattttatgaaaaatcaaatatgttttctaaaaaaagGTCAAGCCTTAGTGTCATCGTCGAGGTGTATTTAGTTTTTGTTATATTAAAGTTGAATCCATTTTCATGAAATGAATCAAGTCGTAGGAATTTTCATCAAGATAGACAAGATCATGATCTCGGGCAAAATAGTTACATTTCATCTTTGCATTGTTTCTGATTTTTAGCAACATTGTAACCACATTTTGTGGTACATTAGATAAATTACATGatgttttgaatgatattttggaGATATTTTGAGGACTAAGAATAATTTGAATCTGTATGtttttggagatattttagaCTTAGATTTTGATTTCCCTACACCTAGGTATAGACACATACATGCATCTGTACAACTCAAATAgaatgaataaaaatgaacaataACCAAGAGAAGTACCGACACGGTACACACATTTTAACTCTATTTTGCTTAATTTATGTTGGTTTTGCACTCAAAGATACTCGAACTGTACAGTAAGTTTAGGTGTGTAAAAGATATGTGCAAGATGAGTAATGTATTTGGTCTAAGTCTAAATTGAGATTGGAGGAAAAAAGTGTTGCAAAAGTGCCTTCTCCTCTCCATCAACCATctctttcaattcaatccatgTTTTTAGCATCTACAAATATAAACGATTCGACcaagtttttgcaatttaattttatatatttgaaaatttttactcaatttctATCCCACTCATGATTGTGTATTGgtgttttttaatgaaaaatgagGAAAGAGAAAGTATCTAAAAAGATGGATACACAGCTCATTTCGTCTActctctcactttctcttttccatcCATTTCTTACTCACTCTGTCTCTCCCAACTTTGGGCCATGCTAGATCTGCCCcttctttcaatatttgaaaaccaagaaactaattttaatttgaatcatgtTGCGGTACGACTCCACCTCGTCATCAGCGGGAAGTAGCAGTGGCAGCTTATCATCCTCCTCCTCCTCGTCCAAGCCACCGCAGCAAGATATTGATGGACTACTCGCCGGTGCTGGTTATAAAGTCCGGTCGTCGGAGTTACGACAAGTAGCTCAACGACTGGAACGACTCGAAACCGCCATGGGTAATTCGCCTGCAGATTTCTCTCAACTTGCCTCCGATGCTATACTCTATAACCCTTCTGATCTGGCCTGCTGGGTCGACTCGCTGCTAACTGAGTTCGCTGAGCCTCCTCCCACTTGCTCCTCCGACTTCATCGTGGATCCCGTAAACAATCAAACGGTGGTAAACAGCGCGTGGACCACCGCCGAACCTCATACACCGCAGGTGCACCAGAATATTACTTATGACGAGCAACAGAGTTTGGATAATCAGTTGACGGTTGTCACggccatggaagaagattcgGGTATAAGGCTGGTCCACATGTTGATGACTTGTGCTGAGTGCGTCCAAAGTGGAGACCTCTCATTGGCTACTTCATTGATCGGCGACATGCAAGGGTTACTGACTCATGTCAACACCGTTTGCGGTATCGGTAAAGTTGCCGGACATTTTATCGACGCTTTAAGCCGCCGTATTTTCCAAGGAATGGGCGGTGGCTCTGTCAACGGTGGCTCGGCTTTTGAGAACGAGATTTTGCATCATCATTTTTACGAAGCTTGTCCATACTTGAAATTCGCTCACTTCACGGCCAATCAGGCGATCCTCGAAGCTTTCGACGGTCACGATTGCGTACACGTGGTGGATTTCAATTTGATGCACGGCCTACAATGGCCAGCTTTGATACAAGCCCTGGCTTTACGTCCTGGCGGACCTCCTTTGCTCCGTTTGACTGGCATTGGACCGCCATCACCAGATGGCCGTGACTCACTTCGCGAGATCGGTTTACGACTCGCTGAGTTGGCTCGGTCCGTCAACGTCCGCTTTGCCTTCCGTGGAGTCGCGGCTTCCAGGCTGGAAGACGTTAAGCCTTGGATGCTTCAGGTGAATCCAAAAGAAGCGGTGGCAGTTAACTCCATCATGCAGCTTCACCGTTTACTCGGATCCGAACAGACCCGGAATTCTCCTATCGACACCGTGTTGAGCTGGATCCGGGGCTTAAACCCGAAAATTATGACAGTGGTGGAACAAGAAGCAAACCACAATCAACCAGGTTTTCTGGACCGGTTCACAGAGGCTCTTTATTATTATTCAACGATGTTCGATTCTTTAGAAGCTTGCAGGGTTCAGCCGGAAAAAGCTTTAGCCGAGATATACATTCAGAGGGAAATAGGGAACGTAGTGAGCTGTGAAGGGTCGGCTCGAGTAGAAAGGCACGAGCCATTGGCTAAATGGAGGAGACGGCTGAGTGGAGCCGGGTTTAGGGCATTGCATTTGGGGTCCAACGCGTTTAAACAGGCTAGCATGTTACTCACATTGTTCTCGGCGGAAGGGTATTCAGTGGAAGAAAATGAAGGGTGTTTGAGTCTTGGTTGGCATAGCCGCCCTCTCATCGCGGCTTCGGCTTGGCAAGCCGTGCCAGCGTGGGATAATCATATGTCATCTTCATAGTAGGGGCAGGGTAATAGTAACTAAGATCTTGCTGTAAATCCAgagtaatttggttattttttgaaattctatCTTTTTTACCTTTCAATGCATTTCACCAAActattttctataaaattttacTTCAGGAGAATCTGTTCGTAGCTATTTAGGaatcatttttctcaatctatcTTTAAATTGGGTAATGCAAGTAGTAGCAATGTATTCGGTTTCGGTTGCATTATTTTAGTAATATAtcagaataattatttttttcgatCTAAATTTTGAACCGTATCTCAGTGAATAatgttcaaaataaataaaattattttttacctataaaattttttattattcaaatttaaaaaattagctttaaaaattatagtagaaaattaataaataatgaaaaagtaaagaatttatataaaaaaatttataaaaaattctaaaaacttcGTTAACACAACTTTATGtgctttttttatattaaattttcattttatatatttaatatagaaCGATTTTAttgtagattttttaaaaaataatattgcggcaattttttcttttaatttgtgggaatttttttttttgcttgtttaCTTTAcacttgataaaattttatttatgaaatttattaattaatattttatataatcaattaatatttttatatttaaaattatttaatttgattaatttaatatatttaaatattttatatattaaatattttttaaaaacactgATAAATCTAAAATGACACATCAAAATAAACTCATCCCAGTATGTaccaatttcaataaaaataataatgtgacCACTTATGCCATACTACTTACCATATGTAGAAATTAAGTTAGAAATTGTGTTATTAGAtatcaagatttttttttaaaataaaacttaatcaaGCTAAGATTttatattgaaatggattgaatttatttattttttggcttTAAAGAgggattaaaaatatatttttatttaacagaagttttaaaaataaaatcaaactacTAACATTTAAAAGGGATTAAAAATATAGCAATGACATTAACTAAAGGCCTAAGGCATACCTTTGATTATGCTTTGAatgcaaataataaaatttaaaccatttctattttgattaaattaaatttttaaaaaaaattggaggcaCAGAAGAATAGGGTAGATTTTTCAGAGAcaataagtataaatatattataataattgcACGTGTTGCCTCACTtattatatgaaattatcattttactcttaatgataaattttaaaagggtaaaaaaattattataaataaacacatgttttatgtttaaattattaattacttttaaaaatattaaaaatattataaataactaaaaaaaattaaattaaaacaaagttgagacACATACATTCAAgataaaaagtttcaaaatttacatttattatAGAGTGGAGCAAATACTGATGCAAAACATACAAATATAAAGCAATAATGAAATTTGCAACATCTCTCCATTATCATTTCCttcaatgaaaagaaaataatttaatttagtatatacttgtaaaaaagaaaactaatacttttacttaatttaatttgttttgagAAAGAGAAagggattttttttcttatttcgaaaaagattatatttttatctttttagttttaagtttaaatttttattaattattttttattttattttaattattataaaacataagtaataaataaatttttttcttgtattattacactagtaatcaaatcaGGTATAAATGTTAAGTGACATTTGGGTGTTGGAATTCATAATGTGTGTGGAACTGGCATGCAAGTGTATGATTGTGAATTTATGTATGTTGTTGCGAAAGGGTGAGGGGTACCTCACATTCAGTTTCAAAATAATTGAATGGGTCATTGGATAGGCAATTAAACACCCAAATCCTTCTGCAAAGTAAAGAACAAATCGCAGCTGTTATTTGGTCACACCCACACAGTTAAAACAATTCAGTATCTAAATAGAAAGTTGAAAAAACCTAATGTAAGTTAAGTAGTTGAATATATGGCAGTGGCAGTGGCAGGCAGGTATATGATAGTCACACGTGAATGTGCTATGCCTTGTATGTGTTTGGTAGAAGCAGGGAGAGAGAGGGGGAGGGGGTCCATAGGGATATGGGGTTTGATTCTTGCTTCATTGTAATTATTTTCTCGGCTTAGGTATTTAAAGAAAGCATAGAAAGAGAGGTGAAGATGATTGataatatatgcatgcatgtgggTATTCACTTTTGTGAAGCAAATGAAAGCAAAAAGGCTACGAAATTAAGGGGGAACGGGACCCCCTTCACCCAAATAATGAAACACAGGCAGCAACCACAGTGGGCAGACATATTATATAAATAGGTGGCAATGAGAGGATGAGTGAGTTGACTACTCACATGCCTGACCTGTCCTTTCTCTTCCCTTTCCCCACCTGCAAACTGTAATGTCCCGTTCCCTTCACTCAACTCACTATAATTTCCCTTTACTAATATAATTTCACCTTTCTGGTCATCCCTATGCTATCAGCAAAACTAACACCTTTTATAAAACCTAATTTAATAACTTCTTTTATTTACATTAAGTACGCAATTATCAAAGAGAGGGGTGAGGCCTGGCGGTATCCCAGTTGATGGAATGTAAGGATTCCATTCATCATTCACGGGTTAATATAAGCATTCCGATCTTCGCAAATCAAAGTGGgccaaattttttaaatttaaaaaaaaaaagtaaggtGGGTCCTCATAATTCAACATCTTCACGTGTCAATTTCTTCCCACGTGTTGACAACGACCTTTGTCACATTATTTTCCTCTTCCATTTCTTCCTTCTATTTCCGCCATCACTTGCGACTTCGTGAGAGGCATGAAATTggtcaatttattattatttttttggtttaattaataatttggtaattaaactATATCAATTTTTCAAATTGATACTTAAACTTTTGTTTTTATCTAAAATATTATTCTGTTACCTGCTTTAGCCCAAAATGTTACttccattaaaaaaaaacttttcttAACCAAAAACAAGTTGACAAATCACCTTTCTTCTCTCTTTTATTCTATTATCCATTCTTTTCTCTGAGAAATCAAATGTAATTGAGAGGTTGGTTCCAAGAGAAAATTATGGAGGTGAAgggattataaaatataataggtTGTTTATgggaaaagaagaaataaaggagaggaaagaaatagaaatagaaaaaaaacgtaaataaataaagaaaatgaaatataaaaaaaaaagttattttaaatgaAGTGTCAATTTATTTTTGACTGAAAACGAAGTTAACATTTtgggttaaaataaataaatcatcatGAGTATTCAACTTatagaatttattttataaaaagtaaTCAAATCTTATATATATGTAACTGTGTTTAGgtgattttatatttatataatacttTGATACAAGAGGAGGggataatttgtataatttttatatgttaatcaATTATGCAAATATGAATGATACAAAAAACCTCTATacggttttaaaaaaatatatatcactTAACCCTTACACCAAATATACATAATTAACCCATTAATCATTAAAAATGCATTAATTAAGCTATTTGATTAATGAATTTTGTTATTGACCATTAATGTAGATGTTTAATTAAATGTTCCGATATTAACCTGATaatctatattaaaaaaattataaaatttaaaaacttaaaaaaattcaaaaaataaatagtaagaaaatggtaattttttcaaaaaaggatattaataattattttaaaataaaaatggaaaaaaattgtaaaaagtattttaaaaagtattaaaaaatattaacaattatgaaaaactttaaaaataaaaacttttaaggGTGTGTttcaacattacataataactaaaaaaattgCAATTATTAGTATAGTAATTATACTTTTCTGTAATTATAATAagttttaataacttttataaaaatatttttataatatttttctaaaaatttatgagttttaaattttttataatttcattaatttttaattgttaaattttttttacatttttaaacttctaataattttaaattttaaattttaaattttttatatatttatatatttataattttttaattttattttattttgctactgAGTGACTATTAAAAACACGATCAATGAAAGAAATAGTTAGTCAAAAGATTTAATTGAtgcgttattattattattttatatattagttatttttcatgcaataatttgacacttcaaactaaattaaAGGTTTCATGATGAAATTGAGGGTCCCGCAAAAAAAAGAATGCCAATTTGTCAACAtcataatcaataaaaaaaatatagtgaTTTTAAGAGGAGAATTTACGAAAAAATTTTAAGGatggaaattaaaattttatatttttataatttttaaagcattaaattaaaattttattatgtttagaggagtaaaatttaatttaatttttattattttaaaatttttaaaaatttaaaagaccaaaataataaattttctattttagggtaAGCTGGGGTCTTTATCAACCCTCGTAAGGGttggttt comes from the Gossypium hirsutum isolate 1008001.06 chromosome A06, Gossypium_hirsutum_v2.1, whole genome shotgun sequence genome and includes:
- the LOC107962646 gene encoding DELLA protein DWARF8-like codes for the protein MLRYDSTSSSAGSSSGSLSSSSSSSKPPQQDIDGLLAGAGYKVRSSELRQVAQRLERLETAMGNSPADFSQLASDAILYNPSDLACWVDSLLTEFAEPPPTCSSDFIVDPVNNQTVVNSAWTTAEPHTPQVHQNITYDEQQSLDNQLTVVTAMEEDSGIRLVHMLMTCAECVQSGDLSLATSLIGDMQGLLTHVNTVCGIGKVAGHFIDALSRRIFQGMGGGSVNGGSAFENEILHHHFYEACPYLKFAHFTANQAILEAFDGHDCVHVVDFNLMHGLQWPALIQALALRPGGPPLLRLTGIGPPSPDGRDSLREIGLRLAELARSVNVRFAFRGVAASRLEDVKPWMLQVNPKEAVAVNSIMQLHRLLGSEQTRNSPIDTVLSWIRGLNPKIMTVVEQEANHNQPGFLDRFTEALYYYSTMFDSLEACRVQPEKALAEIYIQREIGNVVSCEGSARVERHEPLAKWRRRLSGAGFRALHLGSNAFKQASMLLTLFSAEGYSVEENEGCLSLGWHSRPLIAASAWQAVPAWDNHMSSS